A genomic segment from Alistipes senegalensis JC50 encodes:
- a CDS encoding energy-coupling factor ABC transporter permease, translated as MSDALVSPPVFAVTGAISLALLGTAIRKVRRPRNDRPEPDGRDEHIVPLMGVMGAFIFAAQMINFSIPGTGSSGHLVGGILLSAILGPWAALITLASVLVIQCLVFADGGFMALGANILNMAALSCLVAYPLLFRPLMKPGASPGRIIAASVLASVAGLELGALAVTIETEASGITALPMGQFLLFMLPIHLFIGIGEGLATAAVICVVQRYKPELLYGIRRASAPGRRRLGKALAAIALAALLIGGSFSWIASSDPDGLEWSIAKTAGRAELEPASDGLHRRAAAIQEKTAVIPDYNTTFAGIVGSGAILLAVFGASCLFRAGQRQE; from the coding sequence ATGTCCGACGCACTGGTCTCCCCGCCGGTATTCGCCGTTACGGGAGCCATATCGCTGGCCCTACTCGGAACGGCAATCCGGAAAGTCAGGCGTCCGCGCAACGACCGCCCCGAACCCGACGGGCGGGACGAGCACATCGTTCCGCTGATGGGCGTGATGGGCGCCTTCATCTTCGCTGCCCAGATGATAAATTTCTCCATCCCGGGAACGGGTTCGAGCGGCCATCTGGTCGGCGGCATCCTGCTCTCGGCGATACTGGGCCCCTGGGCCGCGCTGATTACGCTGGCTTCGGTGCTGGTGATTCAGTGTCTCGTCTTTGCCGACGGCGGCTTCATGGCCCTGGGCGCCAATATCCTCAACATGGCGGCATTGTCGTGTCTGGTGGCCTATCCGCTGCTGTTCAGGCCGCTGATGAAGCCCGGCGCATCGCCGGGGCGGATCATCGCCGCGTCGGTGCTCGCCTCGGTGGCCGGTCTCGAACTGGGCGCATTGGCCGTGACGATCGAAACCGAAGCGTCGGGCATCACCGCGCTGCCGATGGGGCAGTTTCTGCTGTTCATGCTTCCGATCCATCTGTTCATCGGCATCGGCGAGGGGCTGGCCACGGCGGCGGTGATCTGCGTCGTGCAGCGCTATAAGCCCGAACTGTTGTACGGCATCCGCCGAGCGAGCGCCCCCGGAAGACGGAGACTCGGAAAAGCCCTTGCGGCGATCGCGCTGGCGGCACTGCTGATCGGCGGGTCGTTCTCGTGGATCGCCTCGTCCGATCCCGACGGACTGGAATGGTCGATCGCCAAAACGGCGGGCCGGGCCGAACTGGAACCTGCGTCCGACGGCCTGCACCGGAGAGCCGCCGCCATTCAGGAGAAAACGGCCGTGATACCCGACTACAACACGACGTTTGCGGGAATCGTAGGAAGCGGGGCCATTTTGCTGGCCGTATTCGGCGCCTCCTGCCTGTTCCGCGCCGGACAAAGGCAGGAATGA
- the yut gene encoding urea transporter, producing the protein MANTIARSEGAGGGSFDFIKILLRGTGQVMFQNSAWTGLLFMIGIFWGAYAEGQGLVAWGALLGVIVSTVTGYILGFPARDGEQGLWGFNGVLVGCAFPTFMGNTVWMWLALVLCAALTTWVRTGFNNVMAPWKVNSFTFPFVFCTWMFLLAARAMHGLPTTHMADPALPAAFPALENIRFGDLAVYWLKGIGQVFLIDSWVTGICFLAGLFLCSRWAALWAAIGSALALLTVVALKASGPDISEGLYGYSPVLTAIALATVFYKPNFRSALWAVLGILTTVFVQAGMYVLMAPVGIATLTGPFCITTWLFLLPLVRFDDEEKPDHSNWYPENKKHLAAQQPGAKTK; encoded by the coding sequence ATGGCAAATACGATCGCTCGATCCGAAGGGGCCGGCGGAGGTTCCTTCGATTTTATCAAAATTCTGCTGCGCGGAACCGGGCAGGTGATGTTTCAAAACAGCGCATGGACCGGACTGCTGTTCATGATCGGCATTTTCTGGGGTGCGTACGCCGAAGGCCAGGGACTCGTCGCCTGGGGCGCCCTGCTGGGCGTGATCGTCTCGACGGTAACGGGTTACATCCTCGGATTTCCGGCCAGGGACGGCGAACAGGGACTCTGGGGCTTCAACGGCGTGCTGGTGGGATGCGCGTTTCCCACGTTCATGGGCAACACCGTCTGGATGTGGCTGGCGCTGGTGCTCTGTGCGGCGCTGACGACATGGGTGCGCACGGGGTTCAACAACGTGATGGCGCCTTGGAAGGTCAATTCGTTCACCTTCCCGTTCGTTTTCTGCACATGGATGTTTCTGCTCGCGGCGCGCGCCATGCACGGGCTTCCGACGACCCACATGGCCGATCCGGCGCTTCCGGCGGCCTTTCCGGCGCTGGAGAACATCCGTTTCGGCGATCTGGCGGTTTACTGGCTGAAAGGTATCGGACAGGTCTTTCTGATCGATTCGTGGGTGACGGGAATCTGTTTCCTCGCAGGATTGTTCCTTTGCAGCCGCTGGGCGGCGCTCTGGGCCGCGATCGGCTCGGCGCTGGCGCTGCTGACGGTCGTCGCGCTGAAAGCGTCGGGCCCGGACATCTCCGAAGGACTTTACGGATACAGCCCCGTGCTGACGGCCATTGCGCTGGCAACGGTGTTCTACAAACCGAATTTCCGTTCGGCGTTGTGGGCCGTGCTAGGGATCTTGACGACGGTGTTCGTCCAGGCCGGCATGTATGTGCTGATGGCGCCCGTCGGAATCGCCACCCTGACCGGGCCGTTCTGCATCACGACGTGGCTCTTCCTGCTGCCGCTCGTCAGGTTCGACGACGAGGAGAAACCCGACCATTCGAACTGGTATCCGGAGAACAAGAAGCATCTGGCGGCGCAGCAGCCGGGCGCGAAAACGAAATAA
- a CDS encoding urease accessory protein UreD → MNFAAAKEMSPYLEEPKAMPVGTPGKMGYLYLGFELDGDGRSIMRDLDRHAPLIVQQELYFDEGMPEMPCVYILSSGGPNVDGDRYEQRFVVREGAYAHISTGAATKLAEMRYNYSGLTQVFELEENAYLEYLPEPTIPCQHTRFIADTAIRIAPSATLFYSEIYMSGRKYFDRGETFQYDILSVCSHAERPGGRQLFREKFIIRPEMHPPSTLGAMNGYDVFANVIVLTPPEHADGIYERTEAFIDRGRRLAAGITRLPNEAGLLYKVLGEETAPVKKLVREFCSSVRQEIKGKPLPEEFPWR, encoded by the coding sequence ATGAATTTCGCAGCAGCCAAAGAGATGAGCCCCTACCTCGAAGAGCCGAAGGCGATGCCCGTCGGCACTCCGGGGAAAATGGGATACCTCTATCTGGGATTCGAGCTCGACGGCGACGGCAGGTCGATCATGCGCGACCTGGACCGGCATGCGCCGCTGATCGTCCAGCAGGAGCTCTATTTCGACGAAGGCATGCCCGAGATGCCGTGCGTTTACATCCTGTCCTCGGGAGGCCCCAACGTGGACGGCGATCGCTACGAACAGCGTTTCGTCGTCCGCGAAGGCGCCTATGCCCACATTTCGACCGGAGCGGCGACCAAACTGGCCGAGATGCGCTACAACTATTCGGGACTGACACAGGTGTTCGAACTCGAAGAGAACGCCTATCTGGAATACCTGCCCGAACCGACCATCCCGTGCCAGCACACGCGGTTCATCGCCGACACGGCGATCCGCATCGCGCCGTCGGCCACGCTGTTCTATTCGGAGATTTACATGAGCGGCCGGAAGTATTTCGACCGGGGCGAGACTTTCCAGTACGACATCCTCTCGGTCTGCTCCCATGCCGAACGCCCCGGCGGGAGGCAGTTGTTCCGCGAAAAATTCATCATCCGGCCCGAAATGCACCCGCCCTCGACGCTCGGCGCGATGAACGGGTATGACGTTTTCGCCAACGTGATCGTGCTGACGCCTCCGGAACACGCCGACGGCATCTACGAACGGACGGAGGCATTCATCGACCGCGGCCGCCGGCTGGCCGCCGGTATCACGCGACTGCCGAACGAAGCGGGACTGCTCTATAAGGTTTTGGGCGAGGAGACGGCACCCGTGAAGAAACTCGTCCGCGAATTCTGCTCCTCGGTCCGGCAGGAAATCAAGGGCAAACCTTTGCCCGAAGAGTTTCCTTGGCGATAA
- the ureG gene encoding urease accessory protein UreG — protein MSDNTTCRIGIGGPVGSGKTALIEAITPRLLDMGYKVLVITNDVVTTEDAKHVRKMLKGILVEERIIGVETGACPHTAVREDPSMNIAAVEEMEARFPDGDVVLIESGGDNLTLTFSPALVDFFIYVIDVAAGDKIPRKDGPGISQSDILVINKTDLAPYVHADLEVMRRDSELMRPGKPFVFTNCMTGEGIDELVALIRRMALFDLDNDKEKVPEPLTGAPR, from the coding sequence ATGAGCGACAACACAACTTGCAGAATCGGAATCGGCGGCCCCGTGGGCTCCGGCAAGACAGCGCTGATCGAAGCGATCACCCCGCGGCTTCTGGACATGGGCTACAAGGTGCTGGTGATAACCAATGACGTAGTGACCACGGAAGACGCCAAGCACGTGCGTAAAATGCTGAAGGGCATTCTTGTCGAGGAGCGGATCATCGGCGTCGAGACCGGTGCGTGTCCCCACACGGCCGTGCGCGAGGACCCCTCGATGAACATCGCGGCGGTCGAGGAGATGGAGGCCCGGTTTCCCGACGGCGACGTGGTGCTGATCGAGTCGGGCGGCGACAACCTCACCCTCACGTTCAGCCCTGCGCTGGTGGATTTTTTCATCTATGTGATCGACGTGGCCGCAGGCGACAAGATTCCCCGCAAGGACGGCCCGGGAATCTCCCAGTCCGACATTCTGGTCATCAACAAGACCGACCTGGCCCCCTATGTCCATGCCGACCTCGAAGTGATGCGGCGCGACTCCGAGCTGATGCGTCCGGGCAAACCGTTCGTATTCACCAACTGCATGACGGGCGAAGGGATCGACGAACTGGTCGCCCTGATCCGCCGGATGGCGCTCTTCGACCTCGACAACGACAAAGAGAAAGTTCCGGAACCCCTAACCGGCGCCCCACGATGA
- a CDS encoding urease accessory protein UreF produces the protein MTDNATTVMRLLEFTDSAFPVGTFSFSNGLETAAEEGLVYDAATLEQYAQDIVRQAAFTDGVAALHAFRSYNLGYYEGILNADRQALLCKMNAEARLMTRRMGKKLAELSKQIFPDETAAQWLGDIAGDRTPGTYPVAQGIVFAACGISEKELFCSHQYGVVNMVVSAALRCVRVSHYDTQRILFRTAEKLGELYDTASDMDFDDMYTFVPQIDILASLHEKGTKRMFMN, from the coding sequence ATGACCGACAACGCGACAACCGTCATGCGGCTGCTCGAATTCACCGACTCGGCCTTTCCGGTCGGGACCTTCTCTTTCTCCAACGGGCTGGAAACGGCCGCCGAAGAGGGACTGGTGTACGACGCCGCGACGCTCGAACAATACGCGCAGGACATCGTCCGGCAGGCCGCCTTCACCGACGGAGTCGCGGCGCTGCACGCTTTCCGCAGCTATAACCTCGGTTATTACGAGGGCATCCTCAATGCCGACCGTCAGGCCCTCCTCTGCAAGATGAACGCCGAGGCGCGGCTGATGACCCGGCGTATGGGCAAGAAGCTGGCCGAGCTGTCGAAACAGATCTTTCCCGATGAAACCGCAGCGCAGTGGCTCGGCGACATCGCCGGAGACCGCACTCCCGGTACTTATCCCGTGGCACAGGGGATCGTATTCGCGGCCTGCGGAATCTCCGAAAAGGAGCTTTTCTGCTCCCACCAGTACGGTGTGGTCAACATGGTCGTGAGCGCGGCCCTCCGCTGCGTGCGCGTGTCGCACTACGACACGCAGCGCATCCTGTTCCGGACCGCCGAAAAGCTCGGGGAACTCTATGACACGGCGAGCGACATGGATTTCGACGACATGTACACCTTCGTGCCGCAGATCGACATTCTCGCCTCGCTGCACGAAAAGGGAACCAAACGGATGTTCATGAACTGA
- the ureE gene encoding urease accessory protein UreE (involved in the assembly of the urease metallocenter; possible nickel donor), translating to MKIYTEIIGNLHDPEWAERARGAEIEFIDLDQWTAQKSRFAVKGDRENEYAVALKRHSQMLDGDIIEYLPEQRRIAAIRIRLNDVLVADLSDLARQTPETIIHISVELGHAIGNQHWPAVVKGTKVYIPLTVDKKVMDSVMRTHHIEGVAWSFQPGSEVIPYLAPHEIRRLFGGTGPDSDVHHHHEHAHAQ from the coding sequence ATGAAAATCTATACGGAAATCATAGGCAACCTGCACGACCCCGAATGGGCGGAGAGAGCGCGGGGAGCCGAGATCGAATTTATCGATCTCGACCAGTGGACGGCCCAGAAAAGCCGCTTCGCGGTCAAAGGCGACCGGGAAAACGAATACGCCGTGGCATTGAAACGCCACTCGCAGATGCTCGACGGCGACATCATCGAATACCTGCCCGAACAGCGCCGCATCGCGGCCATCCGCATCCGGCTCAACGACGTGCTGGTCGCGGACCTTTCGGATCTGGCACGCCAAACGCCGGAAACGATCATCCACATCTCGGTGGAACTCGGCCATGCCATCGGCAACCAGCATTGGCCCGCCGTGGTCAAGGGAACGAAGGTCTACATCCCGCTGACGGTGGACAAGAAAGTGATGGACAGCGTGATGCGCACACACCATATCGAAGGCGTCGCCTGGTCGTTCCAGCCCGGCTCGGAGGTGATTCCCTACCTGGCGCCCCACGAAATCCGGCGTCTGTTCGGCGGTACGGGCCCCGACAGCGACGTACACCACCATCACGAACATGCGCATGCGCAGTAA